One stretch of Janibacter limosus DNA includes these proteins:
- a CDS encoding TetR/AcrR family transcriptional regulator, whose product MGSQQDRPAPGRRDPEGRRRAIIAAAAELIVEGGAASITHRAVAARAEVSLGSTTQYFTSLDELREAALQALAEDVDVDLARVADQILPLESAPERFAAVMHEFLTDTRQVRAEIELMGSGMTDPRLRDIARRWTDRLTEILTEHVGREAAEAIAVYLDGVTLHAGLHDEPIPADAMARTLRALMTIPPSEGSDPR is encoded by the coding sequence GTGGGCTCCCAGCAGGACCGGCCGGCACCGGGGCGACGCGACCCCGAGGGGCGTCGTCGCGCGATCATCGCGGCCGCCGCCGAGCTCATCGTCGAGGGTGGCGCCGCGTCGATCACCCATCGCGCAGTCGCCGCGCGGGCCGAGGTCTCACTCGGCTCGACGACGCAGTACTTCACCTCCCTGGACGAGCTGCGCGAGGCCGCGCTGCAGGCTCTCGCCGAGGACGTCGACGTCGACCTGGCGCGGGTCGCAGACCAGATCCTGCCGCTCGAGTCCGCGCCCGAGCGGTTCGCCGCAGTGATGCACGAGTTCCTCACCGACACCCGGCAGGTCCGCGCCGAGATCGAGCTCATGGGGTCCGGCATGACCGACCCTCGTCTGCGCGACATCGCCCGTCGGTGGACCGATCGGCTCACCGAGATCCTCACCGAGCACGTCGGCCGGGAGGCAGCGGAAGCCATCGCGGTGTACCTCGACGGCGTGACCCTCCACGCCGGCCTGCACGACGAGCCGATCCCCGCCGACGCCATGGCCCGCACCCTCCGAGCCCTCATGACCATCCCCCCGAGCGAAGGGAGTGACCCCCGATGA
- a CDS encoding MFS transporter, with translation MTTTLTTSVAEPVSTRRAWAAVAVLSASLLVVTMDMTILNIALPEMSAELRPTATQQLWVVDVYSLVLAGLLVSFAAIADRIGRKRMLMTGYAIFLVASLLVLLADSAESVIALRIFLGVGGAMIMPNTLSLIRVIFTDASKRATALSIWAAVSGLGAAVGPFVGGFLLEHFSWHAAFLVNVPLMIVAIIAGLLILPESKVVGAGPWDALAAALSLVGMVLVVWALKDFGKKATFADPAALLALAVGIGAMVWFVLRCLRSAHPLLDIRLFRNRPFSAGIIAALGTTFAMLAALLLLTQWLQLVDHSSPIESGIKLIPVALAAAAASLLAPPLAHRIGARAVLAGGLAMAGVGLLVVGFGPDVLTYRLVLVAMLFVGTGTGSLAIASAMIMLGSPEDKAGNAGALEETSYELGGTLGVAVLGSISALVYKDHLAGSRVLEQAGPEAARQAQDSLGAATATADRLGLPALAHDAGAAFTQSLQTAGLVGGVLMLVVAATVFVLTPRGTDIGGTTH, from the coding sequence ATGACCACCACCCTCACGACCTCCGTGGCCGAGCCGGTGTCCACCCGCCGCGCCTGGGCTGCCGTCGCCGTCCTCAGCGCCAGCCTGCTCGTCGTCACGATGGACATGACGATCCTCAACATCGCCCTGCCGGAGATGTCCGCCGAGCTGCGGCCGACTGCCACCCAGCAGCTGTGGGTCGTCGACGTCTACTCCCTCGTCCTCGCCGGGTTGCTCGTCTCCTTCGCGGCGATCGCCGACCGGATCGGCCGCAAGCGGATGCTCATGACCGGGTACGCGATCTTCCTCGTGGCCTCGCTCCTCGTGCTCCTGGCTGACTCTGCGGAGTCCGTCATCGCCCTGCGCATCTTCTTGGGTGTCGGCGGCGCGATGATCATGCCCAACACCCTCTCGCTCATCCGGGTGATCTTCACCGACGCGAGCAAGCGGGCGACCGCGCTGAGCATCTGGGCCGCGGTGTCCGGTCTCGGGGCGGCCGTCGGGCCCTTCGTCGGAGGCTTCCTCCTCGAGCACTTCTCCTGGCACGCGGCCTTCCTCGTCAACGTGCCGCTGATGATCGTCGCGATCATCGCCGGGCTGCTGATCCTGCCCGAGTCCAAGGTGGTCGGCGCCGGACCGTGGGACGCCCTCGCCGCAGCGCTGTCACTGGTCGGCATGGTCCTCGTGGTGTGGGCGCTGAAGGACTTCGGCAAGAAGGCGACCTTCGCCGACCCCGCCGCGCTGCTCGCCCTCGCGGTCGGCATCGGCGCCATGGTGTGGTTCGTGCTCCGCTGCCTGCGCAGCGCGCACCCGCTGCTCGACATCAGGCTCTTTCGCAACCGACCCTTCTCCGCCGGCATCATCGCGGCCCTCGGCACCACCTTCGCCATGCTCGCCGCGCTGCTGCTGCTCACCCAGTGGCTGCAGCTCGTGGACCACTCGAGCCCCATCGAGTCGGGCATCAAGCTCATCCCTGTCGCGCTAGCGGCCGCGGCCGCCTCACTCCTGGCCCCGCCGCTGGCCCACCGCATCGGTGCGCGGGCCGTCCTCGCCGGTGGCCTCGCCATGGCCGGTGTCGGCCTGCTCGTCGTCGGCTTCGGCCCCGATGTCCTGACCTATCGCCTGGTCCTCGTCGCGATGCTCTTCGTCGGGACCGGTACGGGGTCGCTGGCCATCGCCTCGGCGATGATCATGCTCGGCTCGCCCGAGGACAAGGCCGGCAACGCAGGCGCACTCGAGGAGACCTCCTACGAGCTCGGCGGGACGCTCGGTGTGGCCGTCCTCGGCAGCATCTCGGCCCTGGTCTACAAGGACCACCTCGCCGGCTCGAGAGTACTCGAGCAGGCCGGCCCGGAGGCCGCCCGACAGGCCCAGGACTCGCTGGGCGCGGCCACCGCCACCGCCGACCGGCTCGGGCTGCCCGCCCTCGCCCACGACGCGGGGGCCGCCTTCACCCAGTCGCTCCAGACGGCCGGCCTGGTCGGTGGGGTCCTCATGCTGGTCGTGGCGGCGACGGTCTTCGTCCTGACACCGCGCGGGACGGACATCGGGGGCACGACGCACTGA
- a CDS encoding HEAT repeat domain-containing protein — translation MSSSLERALRAARHDDSSVRQRAAFWLGTHGDESIAEELVSLLVTEPDFYVRETLTWAVVTRSVSTYPLLVQALADPGPARVQVLHALSKIREPASVAEILPLADDEDDAVAAKAWWALGRIGTPGAVAALVDHLGDEDEFRRRELTRALEQAGEAAVAGLATRLDDADASVRRHAAEVLLGIGDPAARVAAPALLRVVEHDDKEVVLPAIEALAELGLPEVDDVLVRLRDGEDAWLSITAGWLLTDRHERT, via the coding sequence ATGAGCAGCTCTCTCGAGCGGGCCCTGCGGGCCGCGCGCCACGACGACTCCTCCGTGCGGCAGCGGGCCGCCTTCTGGCTCGGTACCCACGGCGACGAGTCGATCGCCGAGGAGCTCGTGTCACTGCTGGTCACCGAGCCGGACTTCTACGTCCGCGAGACGCTCACGTGGGCAGTGGTGACGAGGTCGGTGAGCACCTACCCGCTGCTGGTGCAGGCGCTGGCCGACCCCGGTCCCGCCCGCGTGCAGGTGCTCCACGCCCTGAGCAAGATCCGTGAGCCGGCCTCGGTCGCCGAGATCCTGCCCTTGGCCGACGACGAGGACGATGCGGTCGCGGCCAAGGCGTGGTGGGCGCTCGGGCGCATCGGGACCCCGGGCGCCGTCGCGGCACTCGTCGACCATCTCGGTGACGAGGACGAGTTCCGTCGCCGAGAGCTCACTCGGGCCCTGGAGCAGGCAGGCGAGGCTGCGGTTGCCGGGCTGGCGACCAGGCTGGACGACGCGGACGCGTCCGTGCGACGGCACGCGGCCGAGGTGCTGCTGGGCATCGGTGACCCCGCTGCCCGAGTGGCCGCCCCGGCGCTCCTGCGCGTCGTCGAGCACGACGACAAGGAGGTCGTCCTGCCCGCGATCGAGGCACTGGCCGAGCTCGGCCTGCCCGAGGTCGACGACGTGCTGGTCCGGCTGCGGGACGGCGAGGACGCCTGGCTGTCGATCACGGCCGGCTGGCTGCTGACCGATCGTCACGAGCGGACCTGA
- a CDS encoding TIGR03086 family metal-binding protein, with the protein MDQISDFRPDLDTAQTWVADLISAVRPDQLDSPTPCTEYDVRGLLQHISALPAKVTAVAAGGNRRELPPQVAIDEEGVGERYREEAAAALGAWGDDALLTTTLTAPWGPAPGGAALGGFVMETVAHGWDLAVATGQDPEADPALAAKAHAIGERALAEAPRGSGMPFGTPVEAPAGAGPTTRLAAFLGRSWDRG; encoded by the coding sequence ATGGATCAGATCTCAGACTTCCGTCCCGATCTCGACACCGCCCAGACCTGGGTCGCCGACCTCATCAGTGCCGTGCGACCTGATCAGCTCGACTCCCCCACACCGTGCACCGAGTACGACGTCCGCGGCCTGCTCCAGCACATCTCGGCACTCCCGGCCAAGGTCACGGCCGTCGCCGCGGGCGGCAACCGGCGCGAGCTGCCCCCGCAGGTGGCCATCGACGAGGAGGGCGTCGGGGAGCGCTACCGCGAGGAGGCCGCCGCGGCGCTGGGCGCGTGGGGCGACGACGCGCTCCTCACGACCACCCTCACGGCACCGTGGGGACCGGCTCCGGGTGGGGCCGCGCTGGGCGGGTTCGTCATGGAGACCGTGGCGCACGGGTGGGACCTGGCCGTCGCCACAGGTCAGGACCCCGAGGCCGACCCGGCCCTGGCGGCCAAGGCCCACGCCATCGGTGAGCGCGCGCTGGCCGAGGCACCCCGTGGGTCCGGGATGCCCTTCGGCACCCCCGTCGAGGCCCCCGCCGGAGCGGGACCGACGACCCGGCTCGCCGCCTTCCTCGGGCGGTCCTGGGACCGCGGCTGA
- a CDS encoding GNAT family N-acetyltransferase gives MPDIVVTDHADKGRFEAHQGVVLVGFAEYQLTDDLYVFTHTQVDPAHEGKGVGGALARGALDQVRAEGTRQVLAVCPFIESWMARHPDYADLNLRAAPSGPVD, from the coding sequence GTGCCGGACATCGTCGTCACCGACCACGCGGACAAGGGCCGCTTCGAGGCTCATCAGGGAGTGGTGCTCGTCGGTTTCGCCGAGTACCAGCTCACCGACGACCTCTACGTCTTCACCCACACGCAGGTCGACCCGGCGCACGAGGGCAAGGGTGTCGGTGGGGCGCTGGCCCGAGGCGCCCTCGACCAGGTGCGGGCGGAGGGGACGCGCCAGGTGCTCGCGGTCTGCCCCTTCATCGAGTCCTGGATGGCCAGGCACCCCGACTACGCGGACCTCAACCTGCGCGCGGCCCCCTCCGGCCCGGTCGACTGA
- a CDS encoding dihydrolipoyl dehydrogenase family protein — MTDEYDVVVIGGGPVGENAAQYATEGTDLGAVLVEGELFGGECSYWACMPSKALLRPISVAGTTHDLPGVHPTEVDRDALLARRDAWVSSYDDAGQVRWAHDTGIATVRGHGRLVGDRLVEVTGPEGTRRLRSRHAVVIATGSAPAVPAPFVDVRPWGSRDATGVVEVPDRLVVIGGGVVACEAATWMSAIGSQVTMLVRGERLLSGLEPFVGREIADSLRAKGVDVRLSTSSTGCTRPDPQDTGVGRVHGGPVTVETDDGAVEADEVLVATGRRPRLDDVGLETVDLTADDVLEGRLPGWLHAVGDASGDAPLTHWGKYRARVVGAQIAASATGAPAPAVVEDAPVPQVVFTDPQVASVGMTEEEARDAGHDLVVSSAPVSGVAGAALLRDHVSGTAQIVVDRRTRLLLGATFVGPDVGELVHAATVAITGRVPVHVLRHAVPSYPTSAEVWLRLLEELPVELRRPA; from the coding sequence ATGACCGACGAGTACGACGTCGTCGTCATCGGCGGCGGCCCCGTTGGCGAGAACGCGGCGCAGTACGCGACGGAGGGCACCGACCTCGGCGCCGTCCTCGTCGAGGGCGAGCTCTTCGGCGGCGAGTGCTCCTACTGGGCCTGCATGCCGAGCAAGGCGCTGCTGCGACCGATCTCCGTCGCGGGCACCACGCACGACCTGCCGGGGGTGCACCCCACCGAGGTCGACCGCGACGCGCTCCTGGCCCGACGTGACGCCTGGGTCTCGTCCTATGACGACGCGGGGCAGGTCCGGTGGGCCCACGACACGGGCATCGCGACCGTGCGCGGGCACGGCCGGCTCGTCGGTGACCGCCTCGTCGAGGTCACCGGGCCCGAGGGCACCCGGCGGCTGCGTTCCCGGCACGCCGTGGTCATCGCGACGGGCAGCGCACCCGCCGTCCCCGCTCCCTTCGTCGACGTGCGGCCGTGGGGGTCACGCGACGCGACCGGCGTCGTCGAGGTGCCCGACCGTCTCGTGGTCATCGGCGGTGGCGTCGTCGCGTGCGAGGCGGCCACGTGGATGAGCGCCATCGGCTCGCAGGTCACGATGCTCGTGCGCGGCGAGCGGCTGCTGTCCGGGCTGGAGCCCTTCGTCGGCCGGGAGATCGCCGACTCCCTGCGGGCGAAGGGGGTGGACGTCCGGTTGTCGACGTCGAGCACCGGCTGCACCCGACCCGACCCGCAGGACACCGGAGTCGGCCGGGTCCACGGCGGTCCGGTCACGGTCGAGACCGACGACGGTGCGGTCGAGGCCGACGAGGTGCTCGTCGCGACCGGTCGACGACCCCGCCTCGACGACGTCGGGCTGGAGACGGTCGACCTCACCGCCGACGACGTCCTCGAGGGCCGTCTGCCCGGGTGGCTCCACGCCGTCGGTGACGCCAGCGGGGACGCTCCGCTGACCCACTGGGGCAAGTACCGGGCGCGGGTCGTCGGGGCCCAGATCGCCGCCTCCGCGACGGGCGCCCCGGCACCCGCCGTGGTCGAGGACGCCCCCGTGCCGCAGGTGGTCTTCACCGACCCACAGGTGGCGTCGGTCGGGATGACCGAGGAGGAGGCCCGCGATGCCGGGCACGACCTGGTCGTCTCGTCGGCCCCCGTGTCCGGGGTGGCCGGCGCGGCCCTGCTGCGCGATCACGTCTCGGGCACCGCGCAGATCGTCGTCGACCGGCGGACTCGTCTGCTGCTCGGAGCGACCTTCGTGGGGCCGGACGTGGGCGAGCTCGTCCACGCTGCCACGGTGGCGATCACCGGCCGGGTCCCGGTCCACGTCCTGCGCCACGCGGTGCCGAGCTATCCGACCTCGGCCGAGGTGTGGCTGCGCCTGCTCGAGGAGCTGCCGGTCGAGCTGCGGAGACCGGCGTGA
- a CDS encoding ankyrin repeat domain-containing protein, giving the protein MSEQTPDEAAVDLAHQLFDWAREGQTDRVAAYVDAGAPADLADPAGNTLLMLAAYHGHAGLVGELVRRGADVNRPNDRGQTPLAGAIFKAEPDVVAVLLDHGADPDAGTPTARATAEMFGQAALLEERTS; this is encoded by the coding sequence ATGAGCGAGCAAACCCCTGACGAGGCAGCCGTCGACCTGGCCCACCAGCTCTTCGACTGGGCGCGGGAGGGCCAGACCGATCGGGTCGCCGCCTATGTCGACGCGGGCGCTCCCGCCGACCTCGCCGACCCGGCGGGCAACACCCTGCTCATGCTCGCGGCCTATCACGGCCACGCCGGGCTGGTCGGTGAGCTCGTCCGACGAGGGGCCGACGTCAACCGGCCCAACGACCGCGGCCAGACCCCGCTCGCGGGCGCTATCTTCAAGGCTGAGCCCGACGTGGTCGCCGTCCTGCTCGATCACGGCGCCGATCCAGACGCCGGGACACCCACCGCCCGGGCGACCGCCGAGATGTTCGGTCAGGCCGCGTTGCTCGAGGAGAGGACGTCATGA
- a CDS encoding winged helix DNA-binding domain-containing protein — protein MRLVDDRERRARLAVRHGLHPEHRASGPVGAAEAVVCLHATEAATVHLAVGARTRGTTPADVETALYEDRSLVKQLAMRRTLFAFPRDLLPAALGVALSRIAPEQRRLIARDAARHGIAADGDAWLDAAGAAVVDRLTGSPALPARALREELPELSGAITVNADKRYGGTFNLAPRVLTWLGAEGRLTRGPNAGHWRLSKPAWTLLPDWLGESIAPLPLDDAYAQLVRRWLARFGPGTLEDVQWWLGATKGATRAALTAVGAVEVALERERTGWVLPDDLDPVADVSPWAALLPTLDPTTMGWRHREAYLDPAHRELLFDSNGNGGSTAWWDGRIVGAWVQDDDGVVSVVECPGTDLGGEGRSALALEAQRLTAWLDGVRITNVYSSRLMKGEALP, from the coding sequence GTGCGTCTGGTCGACGACCGCGAGCGCCGCGCCCGGCTGGCGGTCCGGCACGGGCTGCACCCCGAGCACCGGGCGAGCGGTCCGGTCGGTGCCGCCGAGGCGGTCGTCTGCCTCCACGCGACCGAGGCGGCGACCGTCCACCTGGCCGTCGGCGCCCGGACCAGGGGCACCACCCCCGCCGACGTCGAGACGGCGCTCTACGAGGACCGCTCGCTCGTCAAGCAGCTGGCGATGCGCCGGACCCTCTTCGCCTTCCCCCGCGACCTGCTTCCGGCGGCACTGGGCGTCGCGCTCTCACGGATCGCGCCCGAGCAACGGCGCCTCATCGCCCGCGATGCCGCACGGCACGGCATCGCCGCCGACGGTGACGCCTGGCTCGACGCCGCCGGCGCGGCCGTCGTCGACCGGCTGACCGGCTCGCCGGCGCTCCCCGCCAGGGCCCTGCGTGAGGAGCTGCCCGAGCTGTCGGGCGCCATCACGGTCAACGCGGACAAGCGCTACGGCGGCACCTTCAACCTCGCTCCCCGGGTGCTCACGTGGCTCGGCGCCGAGGGGAGGCTCACCCGGGGGCCCAACGCCGGTCACTGGCGACTGTCCAAACCGGCCTGGACGCTGCTGCCCGACTGGCTCGGCGAGAGCATCGCGCCACTGCCCCTCGACGATGCCTATGCCCAGCTCGTGCGACGTTGGCTGGCCCGCTTCGGCCCCGGGACGCTCGAGGACGTGCAGTGGTGGCTGGGCGCGACCAAGGGCGCCACCCGGGCGGCCCTCACCGCGGTCGGTGCCGTCGAGGTCGCCCTCGAGCGCGAGCGCACCGGATGGGTGCTGCCCGACGACCTCGACCCGGTCGCCGACGTCTCCCCGTGGGCCGCGCTGCTACCCACCCTCGACCCGACGACGATGGGGTGGAGGCACCGCGAGGCCTACCTCGACCCGGCGCACCGCGAGCTGCTCTTCGACAGCAATGGCAACGGCGGCAGCACCGCGTGGTGGGACGGCCGGATCGTGGGCGCCTGGGTCCAGGACGACGACGGCGTCGTGTCCGTCGTCGAGTGCCCCGGCACCGACCTCGGTGGCGAAGGGAGGTCCGCCCTCGCCCTCGAGGCGCAGCGGCTGACCGCCTGGCTCGACGGGGTGCGGATCACCAATGTCTACAGCTCACGACTGATGAAGGGCGAGGCACTCCCCTGA
- a CDS encoding class I SAM-dependent DNA methyltransferase, producing the protein MSSGHEGHEHTGHGHEGHAGHSGSGHFDDRASTWDDDPDKLRQSGEVAEAIAAAISLPARARVLEYGAGTGLVTAALLPHLVEPTLTFADNSSGMRQVLADKVEAGALPSPSRVWDLDLESAPVPTDRFDLVLTSNVMHHVQQLDRVLAGFAELLDAGGHLCIADLDREDGSFHDHDFGGHHGFSRDELATQIEAAGLTDVSVGDAGKVVKEGRDYSVFLAVARKA; encoded by the coding sequence ATGAGCAGCGGACACGAGGGACACGAGCACACCGGGCACGGGCACGAGGGCCACGCAGGTCATTCGGGCAGCGGGCACTTCGACGACCGGGCCTCGACCTGGGACGACGACCCGGACAAGCTCCGGCAGTCGGGTGAGGTCGCCGAGGCCATCGCGGCCGCGATCTCCCTTCCTGCCCGTGCCCGGGTGCTCGAGTACGGCGCCGGCACGGGCCTGGTGACCGCCGCCCTCCTGCCGCACCTCGTCGAGCCCACGCTCACCTTCGCCGACAACTCCTCGGGCATGCGGCAGGTCCTGGCGGACAAGGTCGAGGCGGGGGCCCTCCCTTCGCCCTCCCGGGTGTGGGACCTCGACCTCGAGTCGGCCCCGGTCCCGACCGACCGCTTCGACCTCGTCCTGACGTCCAACGTCATGCACCACGTGCAGCAGCTGGACCGGGTGCTCGCCGGCTTCGCCGAGCTGCTCGATGCCGGAGGTCACCTCTGCATCGCCGACCTCGACCGCGAGGACGGCAGCTTCCACGACCACGACTTCGGCGGGCACCACGGGTTCTCGCGCGACGAGCTGGCCACGCAGATCGAGGCGGCCGGACTCACCGACGTGAGCGTCGGCGACGCGGGCAAGGTCGTCAAGGAGGGCCGCGACTACTCCGTCTTCCTCGCCGTGGCGCGCAAGGCCTGA